DNA sequence from the Deltaproteobacteria bacterium CG2_30_66_27 genome:
AAGTTGAAAATCGGCGAGATCCTCGTCGCCACGGGAGTTCTCAAGGAAGAGCAGCTGACCGAGGCGCTGCGGAGCCAGAACCAGCTCGGGGGGACGCTTGGGGAGAACCTCATCCGGCTGGCGTTCCTCACGGAGGAGGAGTTGTTGAAGGCCCTCTCCGAGCAGATGGGGATGCAGCACGTCAACCTCGTCAAGGTCGAAGTCCCCGCCGCCGTGCAGCGGCTCGTCAAGATGGAAACCGTCCGTCTGCGGCGCCTCCTCCCCATCGGGTTCGAGGGGAAGCGCCTGGTGATCGGCATGGTCGACCCCACGGACCTGTCCGCCATGACCGAGGTCGAGTTCCAGTCGGGGCACGCCACGAAGCCGGTCATCCTGTCCGCATCGCACTTCGAGCTGGCCCAGGCGTTCTTCCAGGCGCACGGGTACGGGGATGTCCCGCTGAAGTTCGACGCCGGGAAGGAGGCGGCGCGGCACGTCCGGGTGGAGAACACCCTTGCGTCGATGCTCACGCTGCTCCTCTCGTGGAAGGGGCAGGACCTGCACCTGTCCGCGGGAGCGGTCCCGTCGATCCGGGTCGACAACGAGATCCGCCGACTGAACCTCCCGGCCCTCAACCCCGAGGAGATCGAGCATATGATCTACTCGATCCTCGCGCCGGAGCAGCGCCGATCCTTCCAGGAACATCTCGAACTCGACTTCGCGTTCTCGCTGCACGGGGTCGGCCGCTTCCGGTGCAACATGTACCGCCAGCGCAACTCGATCGCCTTCACCGCGCGGCACGTGTCCGAGGAGGTCCCGTCGGCGGCGGAGCTCGGGATCCCCGACTTCCTGCGCGACTTCGGCCTGAAAAACCAGGGGCTGATCCTCATCACCGGTCCGAACGGCCACGGGAAGTCGACGACCCTCGCCTGGCTCGTCGACACGATCAACCGGGAGCGGCGGGCCAACATCATCACGATCGAGGACCCCGTCGAATTCACCCACCGGCACAAGAACTCCAACGTGAACCAGCGGGAGGTGGGGACCGACACCCTCTCCTTCGCGGACGGACTTCGGCACATCTTCCGGCAGAATCCGGACGTCATCGTGATCGGAGAACTCCGGGATTACGAGAGCATTTCCATCGCCCTCACCGCCGCCGAGACGGGACACCTGGTCCTCGGGACGCTCCACTCCATGAACGCGACGGCCGCGGTGGACCGGATCATCGACGCCTTTCCGGCCGACCAGCAGCCGCAGGTCCGCGCGCAGCTGGCCAAGTCGCTGCTTCTTGTCTTCTCCCAGCGCCTGCTCAAGCGCGCCAACGGTTCGGGGCGCGCGCTCGCGTGGGAGAAAATGGCGACCTCCCTCCGGGTCCGCAACGCCATCCGGGAGGGGAAGGCCCACCAGCTCCGGGGGATGATGCAGGCCAACGTCGACGAACTGGTGTCGATCGACTGGACGCTGGCGGACATGGTGGCGGCCGGGAAGGTGAAGTACGAAGAGGCGGTGAAATTCGCCGACAATTTGACCTATCTGAACGAACTCCTCAAGGTCCGCGGAGCGTTCAAGTAGGGGAGCCGCCCGCGGGGACCCCCGGGCCGGAGGGCCACACCCGATGATCGGAAAGAAGATCCGCCTGGAGCGGATCATGGACCGGAACACCCACAGAACCGTGCTCGTTCCCATGGACCACGGGGTGACCGTCGGCCCGATCCCCGGGCTGATCCAGATCCCTCCCACGGCGAACCTGATCGCCGAGGGCGGCGCGAACGCGGCGATCGTGCACCGCGGGGCCGCCATGTTCGGTCACCGCGGCTACGGGAAAGACCTCGGCCTCATCCTTCATCTCTCCGCCAGCACCACACTCGCCCCCGACTCCAACCGGAAGGTCCTGGTCGCCACCGTCGAGGACGCCCTTCAGATGGGGGCCGACGCCGTTTCCATCCACGTGAACCTGGGCGCCGAGGACGAGGCGCAGATGCTGCGCGACTTCGGAACCGTGTCGAGCGCCTGCCAGCGCTGGGGGATGCCGCTCCTGGCAATGATCTACACGCGCGGGCCGAAGATCCGGAACGAGTACGACGTGAAGTACGTCCGACACGCCGCCCGGGTTGGAGCGGAGATGGGAGCCGACATCGTCAAGGTCCCGTACACCGGATCCCCCGAGTCGTTCCGGGAGGTCACCGAAGGCTGCGCTTCCTCCGTGGTGATCGCCGGGGGCGAAAAAATGGAGAGCGACGAGGAAGTCCTCCGTATGGTCCACGACGCCGTCGCGGCGGGGTGCGCGGGCGCCTCGATCGGAAGGAACGTCTTCCAGCACCGCTCCCCGGCGTCGATGGTGCGCGCCATCGTCTCGATCGTCCACGGAGGCGCCACCGTCCGCGAGGCGCTCGCTATCCTCAAGGCGAAGGCGTAGTGCCGCGAATCATGAACCGGGGTTCCTTGTGACCCTCCCCCGGCTGATCGCCCGGGTCGTCCCTTGGGACAAGGAAGTTGCCGTCGCCGCCATCGAATCGGGGGTGGAGGCGCTTTGGGTCCCCGATGGTTGCGCCTCATCCGCCCGGGAACTGGGGCGCGTCGTGACGGCGTGCGCCGAGGGGGATCTGCGCGAGGGGACCGACTTCCGGGCGACCCGGATGGAGGGGAAGGAAGACGAAGCGCGGATCGCCGGCTCCCCCCCCGACGCCGTGTGGGTCGTCTTCCCGCGGGACCGGGAGATCATCCCCCTCGAGAACCTCGTCGCCTGGGGGCGCACGATCCTGGTCGTCGCCCGGGCGCCCGCGGATGTCTCGCTCTACCGGGGTGTTCTGGAAAAAGGGGTCTACGGGCTGGTCCTCGACGCCCGGGATCCGGCGGGAATGCGCACGCTTGCCGCATCCGCCCGTGCGAAGACGGAGGACGTTTCGCTGGTTCCCGCGCGGGTGGTCGAGGTCGTCCCTCTCGGGATGGGCGACCGCGTCTGCGTGGACACGTGCACCTGGATCGAAGGGAGCCGAGGGATGCTGGTCGGCAACGGGAGCGCGGGGATGTTCCTCGTGTGCGCCGAGAACGTCCCCAACCCGTATGTCCTTCCGCGCCCGTTCCGCGTCAATGCGGGCGCGGTCCACTCCTACTGCCGCGTTCCCGGAGGCCGCACCGCCTATCTTTCCGAACTGGTCGCCGGTTCGGGAGTGCTCCTCGTCGACGACTCCGGGGGGGGGGAGGCGGCGTGGGTCGGCCGGGTGAAGGTGGAGCGCCGTCCGCTGGTGCTGGTCCGCGCCGTCGCCCCTTCCGGGGGCGAGCACTCGATCGTGCTGCAGAACGCCGAGACGATCCGTCTCGTC
Encoded proteins:
- a CDS encoding fructose-bisphosphate aldolase (catalyzes the reversible formation of fructose 1,6-bisphosphate from glycerone phosphate and D-glyceraldehyde 3-phosphate); amino-acid sequence: MIGKKIRLERIMDRNTHRTVLVPMDHGVTVGPIPGLIQIPPTANLIAEGGANAAIVHRGAAMFGHRGYGKDLGLILHLSASTTLAPDSNRKVLVATVEDALQMGADAVSIHVNLGAEDEAQMLRDFGTVSSACQRWGMPLLAMIYTRGPKIRNEYDVKYVRHAARVGAEMGADIVKVPYTGSPESFREVTEGCASSVVIAGGEKMESDEEVLRMVHDAVAAGCAGASIGRNVFQHRSPASMVRAIVSIVHGGATVREALAILKAKA